The following is a genomic window from Balneolales bacterium ANBcel1.
CCGATGCTCATCACACCAGGGAGTATCTGAGTATCAATTGATTCGTCGGTTGGCCGGACCTGCCACGACTCCGGAAACTTCCTCCGAAAAACGATTTTATTTGATGATTAAAAAAACCACCCGCTCAGCTTAAAAAATTTTACCGGCAGCCGATAATGGAGATGGGTAGTTCCCTTTACCAGCATCGGTTGCGCTTTCGCCCGGTCCCTTACACATGATTTTAGTGGTAAATCCGGCAGCAGGCGCTGCCTGACCATTATCCACAGAGGAAATCCATATGTCAAGCTTTGGTGACCTTAACCGGGTGAATACCAATATTCAGTCGTTGATCGCCCAGCTTTCGCTGAACCGCATCAACCGCAGTCTGGCGATCAATCAGCTCCAGCTGTCAACCGGCATGCGCATTAACCGGGCGGAAGACAACGCCGCCGGCTACTCCATCGCCACCAAATTGAACAGTCGTGTCGCGGGACTTGGCCAGGCCCTGCAGAACGTCGGCGATGCAAAGTCTGTGCTGGACATTGCCGAATCCAGTTTCGACACGATCATGGACAACCTGATCGAAATGAAAGCCCTGGCAACCCAGGCCTCGAACGATACCCTGGGCAGCACCGAACGGGACTATCTCGGCAAACAGATTGCCGCTCTGGGCCAGGATATCAATGACATCGCCAACCAGACGGTATTTCAGGATTTCGACCTGCTCAACGGACAGGCGGGACTTACCGGTGCCAGTGCGTTTTCGGGATCACTCACATTGACCTTCCAGGTAGGTGAACGGGCTTCCGATACCATCACAACCAACATCAGCGCGGTCAACGTCAATCAGCTGTTTAATACCTCCAGCATCACGTCGGGCAACATTTCGGTGTCCACGGGCGGCGCTCCCGGTCAGCAGGGGTCCCTGGTCTTCGGCAACGGAGCCACCGGGGCAACCTCAGCGGATTTTCGTTCGTTTCTCTCCGTTATTGACGGAGCCATCGACAGCATGGCACGGCGCGTCAACCAGGTGGGCATCACACAATCGTCCCTGAGTATCCGGGAGGTCACCCTGTCGCGCGGCATCAGTGCCAACCGGTCGGCGGTGAGTCGAATCATGGATACCGACTTTGCCAGGGCGCAAAGCGAATCGATCCGACTACAAATTCTGCAACAAACAGCTATCGCCGCCCTTGCACAGGCAAATATGGGTCCGCAGTCCGTGCTCGGTTTTCTCCGATAACCCATCCATCCTATTACAACACACAACTGCCGGCCGCTAGCTCCTGCCGGCAGCCCCCACAAGCCGGGTGTCTTGACGACATTCGGCTTTTTTTTGGGACAGCCTCCTCCAAAATACTGCCGGCCATTCTTTTATTTGAAAATTCTTTTGGGTAGATTTTGACGATTTTGTGGCATTACCATCCGTTTTTCTTCTCCCGCACATCCTGATCCGGTTCCTGACCATGAGCAAGCTTGCCCCCACCACCGCCACTGACCGTATTGTCGAGCTCGACATTCTGCGCGGTTTCGCCCTGTTCGGTATTGTTATGGTTAATGTGCAATTTATGGGACTCCCCTTTTACAAGGTGCTCACAGACCTCCACCCATTTTCCGACCCCGCCAGTATTGCGGGCCGAACCCTGATCACCATCTTTTTCGAGGGGAAGTTTATCACCCTTTTTTCCTTCCTGTTCGGACTCGGATTCTGGATTTTTGCCTCTCGCGCTCGTGACAAAGGATATAAAGCCGGACCGCTGTTCCTCCGACGCATATTCATCCTGGCCATCATCGGTGCTGCCCACGCCGTTCTGTTCTGGGCAGGAGATATCCTGCTGCCATACGCGGTGCTGGGTCTGTTCCTCATGCTGTTCCTCAACCGGAGCACAAAGACAGTCAAAGTGTGGATGATTCTCTTCCCCGTTTTCCAAATCCTGCTGATGCTCCTGCTGGTGCTGTTATTGCAGATTGGGCTCAGCATCCCCGAAGCAAGGGATGCGATTCTGGCCGATTTCGATGAGACCCGGCAACAAATGGAGCAGATGGCTCTTTCGGCGAACCAGATCTACAGCTCATCCAACTGGATTGCCATGATCCCAATCAGACTTCAGGAGCTGGGTTTTGCCTATCAGGGTTTTATCTTCAGCGGCATGGGCATTTTTTACCTGATGGGCCTGTTTCTGGCCGGAATGCTTGCCGGACGTAACGGATGGTTCTCCAATCTGGAACAAAAGCTCCCTAAAATCCGCAAACGCCTCCCCTGGCTGCTGCTTCTCGGCATCGCATGTGCGATTGCCAAATACTGGCTGTTTCAACAGACCGACCTCATGCTTCCCGATTGGAGCTCTGCCGGCTACATGATTTTTGCCATCATCGGCTCGCCTCTGCTGATCGCAGCGTACGCATCCCTGTTGATTCTCGGCTATTACCGATGGAAAGATGCCGCTTTCTGGAATTACATCACAGCTGCGGGCCGCATGTCACTCACCGTTTACCTTACCCAGACCCTGATTTTGACCACCATATTTTACGGATATGGCCTCGGCCTGTACGGCAGCGTTCCGGTACCGGGCATGCTGCTCATGGCGCTGGGCGTTTATGCATTGCAGCTGGTGGCCGCCCGCTGGTGGATGCAGCATTTTTACATGGGACCTTTCGAGTGGCTGTGGCGCGCCGCCACGTATGGATCGGCCAGCCGATTTCGAAAACGGGAAGAATGACAGACAGCCGGATCTACCGGGAACACTGACGGACCGCCGGTATCGTCCATCGCCGGTTGCATAAGCAATCATGCTCCGCTGCGATCGTTCGCTTCGGCCGTATATCCTAAATAGCCAATCTTACCCTTTTGGAGAGGCAGGTTTCCCGTAAACCGTGCCGGATTACGCAGCGGTCTGCTCCTTCAGGGCCTGCTCCCGCTCCGGATCATCGCCGAACCACGACAACGCCGCGAATAATACCAGGTTTACCAGTTTGTTCAACGCGCTGAAGACCAGGAGCATGGCCGCAATCGAGGCAAGGGTCACATCACCCATTCGAGCGAATTCAATCCCTGCCCACATGAAGACCAGGTCTTTGCTGGGCAGGAACGGAATACGGTTCACCACAACGAAAAGCGCCAGAAAAGTAAACCAGAACGACCATGGGGTTCCGGGAATCGCGACGGCCCACATCAGCATCAGGAGTCCGTGGTGGAGAATAAAGCGTGTCACATAGATCGAGAATACGATCCCCGCCTTGCGGCGAGGCAGCGCGAACAGATACCGGCGAAACCGGTAGAGCACAAGTGCCGCCAGTACCAGCAGCAGCGTGCCGGCGATAATATGCATCGGGCCGGCATCCCCCAGGATTTGTGACATTTCGATCCTGCCGGTATAAAGCAGGCCTGCGAGCAAAAAGACGGTCAGCATATTCGATGTCACCGACGAAAGGATGGAATTGTCCCGAATATTCCGGAAAATCTGGCGGTCGCTCGCGTCGAGCCGTTTGCGTCCCCACAAAAACAGATAAAACTCGCCGGAGTAGCCCATCACCTCATGGTTGTAGACTTTTTTGGTGAGGAACGCAAGGAAACTTTTCCGCTTGGGCAGGGGCCACACCTGGCGGTAGATAAACATTTCGGCAACCGGAAGGGTCAGATAGATGCACAGAAACAGCAGATAGAACAGGGGGTTTCTGGGGAGCGATTGCAGTACTTCCCGCCACCCGATATCGATTAGCTGATAGGCGATAAGTCCGATGATCCCGAGAGCGATCACACGCTGCAACCACCGCAATGCGGTCCTGGTGCGGGGATCATTGCGGATGTGCTTCCACCGCTCTTTCAAATCGGGGCGTATTCTCATCAAGGGGGTAACTCTTTCGGGATCCTGGCGACGACACAGGCCTTATGAACACACCACTTCGGCATAGAAGACCTATTAAAGTCGTGCCCTTAAGGCATCTGTGAATACCCGAAGATATCACCAATTCCGGGGAAGTGCATCCTGCAAGTAACCGGCCGGTACTTCAGGGCCCGGAGAGGATAATTTCAGCATGAACAGTTAGGCAGTCCGACACCTTTAAAAATCATCCGGGTCCTCTTCCAGGGCGACCAGCTCTTCCTGATCTGCCGGCGGGGTTTCATTGCCTTCGTGCCCCTCTTCACGGTAACCCGAATCATCGGATTTTACCGGTACTGCACCCTTGCGGTCCGTTTCCTGTTGATCGGTTTCACTGTCCGATTCTTTTGCATACCGATCTGTAAATTCCTTGGCTGCCGACAGCACTCGTTCGCTCTCCAGAAACGTATTGTTCATCTGTTGATTTCTCTCTACATAGCCGGTCAGTTCTTTCAGTTTGTCATCGGCCGTGTTTACCTCCCGAATCAGTTCGGCAAAAGTGTTGGCAAACGATGTGGCGTCCTGCAATCGCGCCACCTCGATTTTTCCTGCACTATGGATAAAGCGCAGCACATACAGAAAACGTTCAATCTCGTAAACCCGCGTTCTCAGGTCCCGTAGTGAAGAGGGGATGCGGCCGACTTCATCCGCAACAAGCAGCAGTCTGGGAGCAAACGCTTTCTGAAGATTCTTCAACACCCCGGAAACGGGGATGTCCGACCGGTAGCTGTCCTCACCGTTTGAGTGCACTTCATTCATGAAGACGGTCGACATTTCCACCTGTAGTTTGGCGGTGATGATATCAAAATTCATCTTGTCCAGCAACTTGCTGAGCGAGGTGATATGTTTCTGCATATCAGCAAGCATGCGCTCACCACCCATCGACTGTTCGCCCATCTGTCCGGCTACCGCCGAAAGGGAAGCTCCGTCGCCATCCATCCGGGACGAGCCCACCTGTGCGTTCAGGGAGAGCAGCCGGATGGTTCTCGAAAGTTTCAGGATGTATTGAGAATGCTCTGTCAGTTTGCCATGCAATTCTTTCAATGACTTGAGCTGCTCAAACAACCCGGTCAAATGAGATTCAAAGAGCAGGATTTTTTCGGGAACGGCATCCTCACGGTTTTTTCTGCTGAAGTTCTGCCGTTTCAGCCCTTCTTCGCGAAAGCGCATTTCATCCTCCAGCGCCTTCCACATGAAAGTTTCGTAATTTTCAAAACCGTCCTGTTTCAGTTGCCTTGAGAAGAGATCGACGGCCGACATCATCCCCCGTTTGTCATCTTTTTGTTCCGCGTATTCCCTCTCCTCGGATAGCATGCGAAGATACAGCTTGCGGATGTATGCAAAGTTCTTGCTGCCCGGTTTCAGCCGTATTGAAAAGTACCCGCCCGAACAGGGAAACACCAGGGCGATGACCCAATAATAGGCCCCATCTTTTGCCATGTTTTTCACATACCCCACAAACGATTTCCCGGCTTTGAGGTATTCCCACATCAGGTAGAAAACCGCCCTCGGCATGTCAGGATGGCGGATTATATTATGCGGACTCCCTACCAACTCATTCTCTTTCCATCCGCTCAGCCTGGTGAACACCTCATTGGCAAAGGTGATCTTCCCTTTCGAGTCGGTAAGTGAGAAAAACAGTTCATCAATTCGAAATTCCCGTTCGTGATCGACCGGTTGTGGACGGTACCTGGCAGCTTGTGACATTCTGTTATCCTTTTTGAATTGAACTGTTATTCGGGATGTTTCGCATTAAAAAACCGAAACAGTCATGGGATTTCGATACCCGAAACATTGCATCCCATCCGGATTCCCGCCATTTTTCTGTTTCGCAATAATACTTAACCGGCGTACATAAATCATGGAAGCCGCTGCTCTCACAATGGCTTCGATACCGGCTGAAAACCTGCGGTTATATTCGTTATTATCGGCACACGCACACAGACCCTTAACCCGTTTACATTCGTTTTTTATGGATTCCTTCCTTATCGCCGCACTCCAGATGAACAGTCAGCCGGATGCCGGCATGAACCTGGCCCGGGCCGAACGGATGGTTGAAGAAGCCGTCGAAAAAAAGGCCCGTTGTGTGCTTTTACCCGAGAATTTCGCTTTTCTGGGAGACGATACGGAGAAACACCGGCAGGCGGAATCGATTGAGCGCCGGGTTATGCAGGAAGTGCCGCAATGGGCGGCGCGCCACCGGATATATGTGATGGCGGGTGGATTTCCGGCACGGGCCGATTCCGGAAAAGTGTACAACCGCTCGGTGATGTTCGGGCCGGATGGCGCCCTGCTGGCCCAATACGACAAAATTCACCTTTTCGACATTTCGTTGTCGGTGGAAGAGAGCTACCGGGAGTCGGAGCTGGTTGAAGCCGGACGGATTGCTCCGGTGGTCTGCCATACCAGCCTTGGTGAAAGGAAATCGTCGCCATACGGTGGAGCGCGCTTCGGCCTGTCCATCTGCTATGATGTCCGGTTTCCCGAGCTATACCGGGAGCTTGCCGGTCAACATGCCGACGTATTATGTGTCCCATCGGCGTTCACGCGGCCAACCGGAGAGGCCCACTGGGAGGTGCTGTTAAGAGCCCGGGCGATTGAGAACACGGCCTATGTGGCGGCTCCTGCGCAGACCGGGCTGCATGGAGAATCCCGCACGACCCATGGCCATTCCATGATCATCGACCCGTGGGGTAATATCCTGGCGGATGCCGGCACCGACACAGGCGTTATCATGGCGGCCATTGACCTGAACCTGATTCGCGAGACCAGAAAAAAGCTGCCTTCCCTGCAGCACCGCAAGCT
Proteins encoded in this region:
- a CDS encoding flagellin — protein: MSSFGDLNRVNTNIQSLIAQLSLNRINRSLAINQLQLSTGMRINRAEDNAAGYSIATKLNSRVAGLGQALQNVGDAKSVLDIAESSFDTIMDNLIEMKALATQASNDTLGSTERDYLGKQIAALGQDINDIANQTVFQDFDLLNGQAGLTGASAFSGSLTLTFQVGERASDTITTNISAVNVNQLFNTSSITSGNISVSTGGAPGQQGSLVFGNGATGATSADFRSFLSVIDGAIDSMARRVNQVGITQSSLSIREVTLSRGISANRSAVSRIMDTDFARAQSESIRLQILQQTAIAALAQANMGPQSVLGFLR
- a CDS encoding DUF418 domain-containing protein translates to MSKLAPTTATDRIVELDILRGFALFGIVMVNVQFMGLPFYKVLTDLHPFSDPASIAGRTLITIFFEGKFITLFSFLFGLGFWIFASRARDKGYKAGPLFLRRIFILAIIGAAHAVLFWAGDILLPYAVLGLFLMLFLNRSTKTVKVWMILFPVFQILLMLLLVLLLQIGLSIPEARDAILADFDETRQQMEQMALSANQIYSSSNWIAMIPIRLQELGFAYQGFIFSGMGIFYLMGLFLAGMLAGRNGWFSNLEQKLPKIRKRLPWLLLLGIACAIAKYWLFQQTDLMLPDWSSAGYMIFAIIGSPLLIAAYASLLILGYYRWKDAAFWNYITAAGRMSLTVYLTQTLILTTIFYGYGLGLYGSVPVPGMLLMALGVYALQLVAARWWMQHFYMGPFEWLWRAATYGSASRFRKREE
- a CDS encoding PAS domain-containing protein; translation: MSQAARYRPQPVDHEREFRIDELFFSLTDSKGKITFANEVFTRLSGWKENELVGSPHNIIRHPDMPRAVFYLMWEYLKAGKSFVGYVKNMAKDGAYYWVIALVFPCSGGYFSIRLKPGSKNFAYIRKLYLRMLSEEREYAEQKDDKRGMMSAVDLFSRQLKQDGFENYETFMWKALEDEMRFREEGLKRQNFSRKNREDAVPEKILLFESHLTGLFEQLKSLKELHGKLTEHSQYILKLSRTIRLLSLNAQVGSSRMDGDGASLSAVAGQMGEQSMGGERMLADMQKHITSLSKLLDKMNFDIITAKLQVEMSTVFMNEVHSNGEDSYRSDIPVSGVLKNLQKAFAPRLLLVADEVGRIPSSLRDLRTRVYEIERFLYVLRFIHSAGKIEVARLQDATSFANTFAELIREVNTADDKLKELTGYVERNQQMNNTFLESERVLSAAKEFTDRYAKESDSETDQQETDRKGAVPVKSDDSGYREEGHEGNETPPADQEELVALEEDPDDF
- a CDS encoding carbon-nitrogen hydrolase family protein — encoded protein: MDSFLIAALQMNSQPDAGMNLARAERMVEEAVEKKARCVLLPENFAFLGDDTEKHRQAESIERRVMQEVPQWAARHRIYVMAGGFPARADSGKVYNRSVMFGPDGALLAQYDKIHLFDISLSVEESYRESELVEAGRIAPVVCHTSLGERKSSPYGGARFGLSICYDVRFPELYRELAGQHADVLCVPSAFTRPTGEAHWEVLLRARAIENTAYVAAPAQTGLHGESRTTHGHSMIIDPWGNILADAGTDTGVIMAAIDLNLIRETRKKLPSLQHRKL